A genomic window from Pecten maximus chromosome 2, xPecMax1.1, whole genome shotgun sequence includes:
- the LOC117322194 gene encoding uncharacterized protein LOC117322194 isoform X1 translates to MDEHTSRTLRNLLEQLGPEYSRRLQNTNPSTMNLSTGTNPASVTPSPNRRIIPKSTAPLVFHSPSSMPCVIMPGSITSSSSRLGIHGSTSTPTSRLEIPNSNTPSNSRLGMSGNSRTSNSHLNMLQNSVPSSSGLNLGAAQLSLLEHSNVLGVSAIQDNERNLYICEDDLDNQMSNNLNSIYENSNQISRQAFTMRRTRTNIPYSVKCQISKMAEDSPRITQGEIAQIFGIDRTTVSKILKKRKLYTDPISPHSPSKISRSSEHENRHDLEETLSNWYAGLGEKKASVTMVMVGDAARNLADAYGVPKSTIDTHWVNSFCQRHGISCCGEDFSKMEFSAPKQRYKTQTPERRMPLSAARGSASESQAARQNLSQPKPTSQPIPNQSCNKISRDCSKFPTSGAIPGLSGTESTDVTMADQVQGKVVVKEEPEFEELGPEEALNRDLGTLEKFREQQKEIEEANKHKKALLAKTLSERQKKARMEAEKLTHIQKELMILDNLLSADVTVVRNRIEAASRDYMEATRRYDRAEKEFIEAKLDLQKKSELKEQLTEHLYTIIHQNEIRKAKKLSDLMTELDMETKGEQLCIGNLPPLSAFSSMGMVKVASPTSPKSPVSDDSGKTGNSGQGIISTVTSADNNTTSSINTYNSTSADQIETNLANVVVDLSSENSTLPDESSCLPSSSSNDIYDAHSEQNKFQGISQNCTEEHSGSISGTEDFAVNANMEQPSNSSCTDDSLSYNSALSSNPGGENSSLSPKHSEIKDTVEAMPGSWTLDSVNIKEEPVT, encoded by the exons ATGGACGAGCACACAAGTAGAACCCTTAGGAACTTGCTAGAGCAACTGGGTCCGGAATACAGTCGCCGTCTGCAGAACACTAATCCATCAACAATGAATTTGAGCACTGGGACAAATCCTGCCTCGGTAACTCCATCACCCAACAGAAGGATCATCCCCAAAAGTACTGCTCCTCTTGTTTTTCACAGCCCCTCGTCAATGCCATGTGTTATTATGCCGGGCAGTATCACGTCCTCTAGCAGTCGCCTTGGGATCCATGGAAGTACTTCTACCCCTACCAGTCGATTAGAGATACCCAATAGTAATACGCCATCCAATAGTCGTCTTGGAATGTCAGGCAATAGTAGAACCTCAAACAGTCATCTGAATATGCTTCAGAATTCGGTCCCGTCAAGTAGCGGTTTGAATCTGGGGGCAGCGCAACTGTCTCTTTTAGAACATTCAAATGTTCTTGGTGTGTCAGCCATTCAAGACAATGAACGAAATCTCTACATTTGTGAAGATGATTTGGACAATCAAATGTCTAATAATTTAAACTCGATATATGaaaattcaaatcaaatttcCCGACAGGCATTTACAATGAGGCGCACAAGAACGAACATTCCTTATTCGGTCAAGTGCCAAATATCAAAAATGGCCGAAGATAGTCCAAGAATCACACAAGGTGAAATTGCACAGATATTTGGAATAGATAGAACCACAGTGTccaaaattttgaagaaaagaaaactttatACGGACCCAATTTCGCCACATTCCCCAAGTAAAATCAGCCGGTCATCTGAGCATGAGAATCGACACGATCTGGAGGAAACTTTATCTAACTGGTACGCCGGTCTGGGAGAAAAGAAAGCTTCTGTCACCATGGTAATGGTAGGCGACGCGGCCAGGAATTTGGCGGATGCGTATGGAGTCCCAAAATCGACCATCGACACACACTGGGTCAACTCTTTCTGTCAGCGACATGGCATTAGTTGTTGTGGGGAAGACTTCTCCAAAATGGAGTTCTCAG cGCCAAAGCAGAGATATAAGACTCAAACCCCAGAAAGACGAATGCCACTCTCTGCAGCAAGAGGTAGTGCCTCAGAATCACAAGCAGCAAGGCAGAATCTCTCACAACCAAAACCAACCTCTCAACCAATACCCAATCAATCAT GTAATAAGATTTCACGTGACTGCAGCAAGTTTCCAACAAGTGGCGCAATACCAGGTCTTAGTGGGACAGAGTCTACAGATGTTACAATGGCTGATCAGGTACAGGGGAAAGTTGTCGTGAAGGAGGAGCCAGAATTCGAAGAACTTGGTCCAGAGGAAGCCTTGAA TCGTGACCTTGGCACTTTAGAAAAATTCAGAGAACAGCAAAAAGAAATTGAAGAGGCTAACAAACATAAAAAGGCCCTGTTAGCCAAGACTTTGTCTGAAAG acaaaaGAAAGCAAGAATGGAAGCAGAGAAACTGACACACATTCAAAAAGAGTTGATGATACTTGACAACTTACTAAGTGCTGATGTAACTGTGGTGCGAAATAGGATTGAGGCGGCTAGTCGAGATTACATGGAGGCCAC GAGGCGCTACGACAGGGCAGAAAAGGAATTCATTGAAGCTAAGTTGGATTTGCAAAAGAAATCTGAGCTAAAAGAACAGCTGACAGAACATTTGTACACAATTATACACCAAAATGAAATTCGGAAAGCCAAAAAGTTGTCTGATCTCATGACTGAGCTGGATATGGAGACAAAGGGAGAGCAATTGTGTATAGGCAACTTACCTCCCTTGTCTGCATTCTCCAGTATGGGTATGGTGAAGGTAGCTTCTCCCACATCTCCAAAAAGTCCTGTGAGTGATGATAGTGGCAAAACTGGAAATTCAGGACAGGGAATCATTTCAACAGTGACATCCGCAGATAACAACACTACAAGTtctataaacacatataattCAACCAGTGCTGATCAAATTGAAACTAATCTGGCTAATGTTGTTGTTGACTTATCCAGTGAAAATTCAACGCTGCCAGATGAAAGTTCTTGTCTTCCAAGCAGTTCATCCAATGACATTTATGATGCACATTCAgaacaaaacaaatttcaagGAATTTCACAAAATTGTACAGAGGAACATTCAGGTAGTATATCTGGTACAGAAGACTTTGCAGTGAATGCTAACATGGAACAACCATCAAATTCGTCTTGTACAGATGATTCTTTGAGCTACAATAGTGCATTGTCCTCTAATCCAGGAGGAGAAAACTCCTCCCTGTCACCAAAACATTCAGAAATTAAAGATACAGTAGAGGCAATGCCAGGCTCATGGACATTAGACTCGGTTAACATCAAAGAAGAACCTGTGACTTGA
- the LOC117322194 gene encoding uncharacterized protein LOC117322194 isoform X2: MDSDSKVKSMVDVLDRGKISGGQMSPEQTSLQLTDHDDFDVEMLCLAASTPRKRTVLSLGTKLEIIQAVERKDKLKTEIAKDFGITGSTLTGIVKQKEQIMEACDSGTFSPARKRMRHGDFISVEDALYNWVRKMEGSNINFREVVSGPVLRQKANEIAKKLGVTGFASSPGFIERFKKRKGIQVRSTGVEYRSRLPGSMNRSADRASDSQNTDMNLKSDLGTKEGTPFMMEEEAQSQEDDNFQIEFVFHEEYCTSTGGYIREAPKQRYKTQTPERRMPLSAARGSASESQAARQNLSQPKPTSQPIPNQSCNKISRDCSKFPTSGAIPGLSGTESTDVTMADQVQGKVVVKEEPEFEELGPEEALNRDLGTLEKFREQQKEIEEANKHKKALLAKTLSERQKKARMEAEKLTHIQKELMILDNLLSADVTVVRNRIEAASRDYMEATRRYDRAEKEFIEAKLDLQKKSELKEQLTEHLYTIIHQNEIRKAKKLSDLMTELDMETKGEQLCIGNLPPLSAFSSMGMVKVASPTSPKSPVSDDSGKTGNSGQGIISTVTSADNNTTSSINTYNSTSADQIETNLANVVVDLSSENSTLPDESSCLPSSSSNDIYDAHSEQNKFQGISQNCTEEHSGSISGTEDFAVNANMEQPSNSSCTDDSLSYNSALSSNPGGENSSLSPKHSEIKDTVEAMPGSWTLDSVNIKEEPVT, encoded by the exons ATGGATAGCGATTCAAAAGTAAAATCTATGGTCGATGTGTTAGACCGAGGCAAAATATCTGGAGGTCAGATGAGTCCAGAGCAGACGTCGTTACAGTTAACTGATCATGACGACTTCGATGTCGAAATGTTATGTCTTGCTGCTTCAACACCAAGAAAACGGACAGTTCTGAGTTTAGGAACCAAGTTGGAAATAATCCAAGCAGTGGAAAGGAAAGATAAGCTTAAAACAGAAATTGCCAAAGATTTCGGCATAACAGGAAGCACACTTACGggaattgtaaaacaaaaagaGCAAATAATGGAAGCGTGCGATTCAGGGACTTTTTCACCTGCCAGAAAACGCATGAGGCATGGCGATTTTATTTCAGTTGAAGACGCCCTTTACAATTGGGTACGAAAAATGGAAGGAAGTAATATAAACTTTAGAGAAGTGGTTTCAGGCCCTGTATTAAGACAGAAGGCAAACGAGATAGCCAAAAAATTAGGAGTCACTGGATTTGCCAGTTCACCAGGCTTTATTGAAAGGTTTAAGAAAAGAAAGGGCATACAGGTACGGTCGACCGGTGTTGAATATAGAAGCAGACTGCCAGGAAGTATGAATAGGTCTGCAGATAGGGCGTCAGATAGTCAAAATACTGATATGAACCTCAAATCAGACTTGGGAACAAAAGAAGGAACACCATTCATGATGGAGGAGGAAGCACAATCTCAAGAAGACGACAACTTTCAGATCGAGTTTGTGTTTCATGAAGAATATTGCACTAGTACTGGTGGTTATATCAGAGAAG cGCCAAAGCAGAGATATAAGACTCAAACCCCAGAAAGACGAATGCCACTCTCTGCAGCAAGAGGTAGTGCCTCAGAATCACAAGCAGCAAGGCAGAATCTCTCACAACCAAAACCAACCTCTCAACCAATACCCAATCAATCAT GTAATAAGATTTCACGTGACTGCAGCAAGTTTCCAACAAGTGGCGCAATACCAGGTCTTAGTGGGACAGAGTCTACAGATGTTACAATGGCTGATCAGGTACAGGGGAAAGTTGTCGTGAAGGAGGAGCCAGAATTCGAAGAACTTGGTCCAGAGGAAGCCTTGAA TCGTGACCTTGGCACTTTAGAAAAATTCAGAGAACAGCAAAAAGAAATTGAAGAGGCTAACAAACATAAAAAGGCCCTGTTAGCCAAGACTTTGTCTGAAAG acaaaaGAAAGCAAGAATGGAAGCAGAGAAACTGACACACATTCAAAAAGAGTTGATGATACTTGACAACTTACTAAGTGCTGATGTAACTGTGGTGCGAAATAGGATTGAGGCGGCTAGTCGAGATTACATGGAGGCCAC GAGGCGCTACGACAGGGCAGAAAAGGAATTCATTGAAGCTAAGTTGGATTTGCAAAAGAAATCTGAGCTAAAAGAACAGCTGACAGAACATTTGTACACAATTATACACCAAAATGAAATTCGGAAAGCCAAAAAGTTGTCTGATCTCATGACTGAGCTGGATATGGAGACAAAGGGAGAGCAATTGTGTATAGGCAACTTACCTCCCTTGTCTGCATTCTCCAGTATGGGTATGGTGAAGGTAGCTTCTCCCACATCTCCAAAAAGTCCTGTGAGTGATGATAGTGGCAAAACTGGAAATTCAGGACAGGGAATCATTTCAACAGTGACATCCGCAGATAACAACACTACAAGTtctataaacacatataattCAACCAGTGCTGATCAAATTGAAACTAATCTGGCTAATGTTGTTGTTGACTTATCCAGTGAAAATTCAACGCTGCCAGATGAAAGTTCTTGTCTTCCAAGCAGTTCATCCAATGACATTTATGATGCACATTCAgaacaaaacaaatttcaagGAATTTCACAAAATTGTACAGAGGAACATTCAGGTAGTATATCTGGTACAGAAGACTTTGCAGTGAATGCTAACATGGAACAACCATCAAATTCGTCTTGTACAGATGATTCTTTGAGCTACAATAGTGCATTGTCCTCTAATCCAGGAGGAGAAAACTCCTCCCTGTCACCAAAACATTCAGAAATTAAAGATACAGTAGAGGCAATGCCAGGCTCATGGACATTAGACTCGGTTAACATCAAAGAAGAACCTGTGACTTGA
- the LOC117322194 gene encoding RAB6-interacting golgin-like isoform X3, translated as MAGGWTGFSDEDLRRLKGRESDRSSLDLKAPKQRYKTQTPERRMPLSAARGSASESQAARQNLSQPKPTSQPIPNQSCNKISRDCSKFPTSGAIPGLSGTESTDVTMADQVQGKVVVKEEPEFEELGPEEALNRDLGTLEKFREQQKEIEEANKHKKALLAKTLSERQKKARMEAEKLTHIQKELMILDNLLSADVTVVRNRIEAASRDYMEATRRYDRAEKEFIEAKLDLQKKSELKEQLTEHLYTIIHQNEIRKAKKLSDLMTELDMETKGEQLCIGNLPPLSAFSSMGMVKVASPTSPKSPVSDDSGKTGNSGQGIISTVTSADNNTTSSINTYNSTSADQIETNLANVVVDLSSENSTLPDESSCLPSSSSNDIYDAHSEQNKFQGISQNCTEEHSGSISGTEDFAVNANMEQPSNSSCTDDSLSYNSALSSNPGGENSSLSPKHSEIKDTVEAMPGSWTLDSVNIKEEPVT; from the exons ATGGCGGGTGGCTGGACAGGGTTCTCCGATGAAGATCTTCGTCGGTTAAAAGGCCGGGAATCCGACAGATCATCATTGGATTTGAAAG cGCCAAAGCAGAGATATAAGACTCAAACCCCAGAAAGACGAATGCCACTCTCTGCAGCAAGAGGTAGTGCCTCAGAATCACAAGCAGCAAGGCAGAATCTCTCACAACCAAAACCAACCTCTCAACCAATACCCAATCAATCAT GTAATAAGATTTCACGTGACTGCAGCAAGTTTCCAACAAGTGGCGCAATACCAGGTCTTAGTGGGACAGAGTCTACAGATGTTACAATGGCTGATCAGGTACAGGGGAAAGTTGTCGTGAAGGAGGAGCCAGAATTCGAAGAACTTGGTCCAGAGGAAGCCTTGAA TCGTGACCTTGGCACTTTAGAAAAATTCAGAGAACAGCAAAAAGAAATTGAAGAGGCTAACAAACATAAAAAGGCCCTGTTAGCCAAGACTTTGTCTGAAAG acaaaaGAAAGCAAGAATGGAAGCAGAGAAACTGACACACATTCAAAAAGAGTTGATGATACTTGACAACTTACTAAGTGCTGATGTAACTGTGGTGCGAAATAGGATTGAGGCGGCTAGTCGAGATTACATGGAGGCCAC GAGGCGCTACGACAGGGCAGAAAAGGAATTCATTGAAGCTAAGTTGGATTTGCAAAAGAAATCTGAGCTAAAAGAACAGCTGACAGAACATTTGTACACAATTATACACCAAAATGAAATTCGGAAAGCCAAAAAGTTGTCTGATCTCATGACTGAGCTGGATATGGAGACAAAGGGAGAGCAATTGTGTATAGGCAACTTACCTCCCTTGTCTGCATTCTCCAGTATGGGTATGGTGAAGGTAGCTTCTCCCACATCTCCAAAAAGTCCTGTGAGTGATGATAGTGGCAAAACTGGAAATTCAGGACAGGGAATCATTTCAACAGTGACATCCGCAGATAACAACACTACAAGTtctataaacacatataattCAACCAGTGCTGATCAAATTGAAACTAATCTGGCTAATGTTGTTGTTGACTTATCCAGTGAAAATTCAACGCTGCCAGATGAAAGTTCTTGTCTTCCAAGCAGTTCATCCAATGACATTTATGATGCACATTCAgaacaaaacaaatttcaagGAATTTCACAAAATTGTACAGAGGAACATTCAGGTAGTATATCTGGTACAGAAGACTTTGCAGTGAATGCTAACATGGAACAACCATCAAATTCGTCTTGTACAGATGATTCTTTGAGCTACAATAGTGCATTGTCCTCTAATCCAGGAGGAGAAAACTCCTCCCTGTCACCAAAACATTCAGAAATTAAAGATACAGTAGAGGCAATGCCAGGCTCATGGACATTAGACTCGGTTAACATCAAAGAAGAACCTGTGACTTGA